One Prolixibacteraceae bacterium DNA segment encodes these proteins:
- a CDS encoding nitrous oxide-stimulated promoter family protein yields the protein MKENCINQRDKEMMAKMIQIYCKHHHQPREKGKCDECESLKDYAMKRLENCPFGEEKPICKRCTIHCYSKDRREEIKKVMRFSGPRMLFYEPLFLVEHILRVFR from the coding sequence ATGAAAGAAAATTGTATTAATCAGAGAGATAAGGAGATGATGGCAAAAATGATTCAGATCTACTGTAAGCACCATCACCAGCCTAGAGAGAAAGGAAAGTGCGATGAGTGTGAATCTCTTAAAGATTATGCAATGAAACGCCTTGAAAACTGCCCTTTCGGTGAGGAAAAGCCAATTTGTAAACGTTGTACAATTCATTGCTATTCAAAAGACAGGAGAGAAGAGATAAAGAAAGTTATGCGTTTTTCTGGTCCACGAATGTTATTTTACGAACCACTATTTCTTGTGGAACATATCCTACGAGTTTTTCGATAA
- the thrC gene encoding threonine synthase yields MIFYSTENKKNTTSLRQAVIEGLANDNGLFMPNDIKPLPKSFFDNISSLTFQEIAFEVAKNFFGEDIPEQALRDIVYDTLNFDTPLIPVTKDIYSLELFHGPTLAFKDVGGRFMARTLRYLLQEEKENVNVLVATSGDTGSAVANGFYKVDGIKVFVLYPKGKVSNLQEKQFATLGHNITALEIDGTFDDCQSLVKKAFMDTGLKSAHKLTSANSINVARFLPQAFYYFHAWSQLSEEERQKDIVVSVPSGNLGNITAGIIAKEMGLPISRFIAANNRNDVVFEYLNTGDYKPRKSIQTIANAMDVGAPSNFARILDIYHHDHSTVCKNLSGARYSDEEIRETIREVATEHNYICDPHGATGYAALKDGLSNNELGIFLETAHPAKFHESMEDILGEIEIPEKLKAFLDKEKVSISLSNSYDDFKTYIEESAY; encoded by the coding sequence ATGATATTCTACAGTACAGAGAACAAAAAAAACACAACTAGTCTAAGACAAGCAGTGATAGAAGGTCTTGCTAATGATAATGGTCTTTTTATGCCTAATGATATAAAGCCACTACCAAAATCATTCTTTGACAATATCTCAAGTCTGACTTTTCAAGAGATAGCATTTGAAGTTGCAAAGAATTTCTTCGGAGAGGATATTCCGGAACAAGCACTTCGTGATATCGTATATGATACTCTTAATTTTGATACACCACTAATACCTGTAACAAAAGATATATATAGCTTAGAACTCTTTCATGGACCAACACTAGCATTCAAAGATGTTGGAGGTCGTTTTATGGCCCGAACATTAAGGTATCTACTTCAAGAGGAGAAAGAGAATGTCAATGTTCTTGTTGCAACATCAGGAGATACTGGGAGTGCTGTTGCGAATGGTTTCTATAAAGTAGATGGAATCAAAGTATTTGTTCTTTATCCCAAAGGCAAAGTAAGTAATCTACAAGAAAAACAATTTGCCACATTGGGACATAATATTACAGCACTAGAGATTGACGGAACTTTTGATGATTGCCAAAGTCTGGTAAAAAAAGCATTTATGGACACTGGGTTAAAATCAGCTCATAAATTGACATCAGCAAACTCAATCAATGTTGCTCGCTTCTTACCACAAGCATTCTACTATTTTCATGCTTGGTCACAATTGTCTGAAGAGGAGAGACAAAAAGATATTGTAGTTTCAGTTCCAAGTGGAAACCTTGGAAATATAACAGCAGGTATTATTGCTAAAGAGATGGGATTGCCTATATCTAGGTTTATCGCAGCCAATAATCGTAATGATGTGGTGTTTGAATATTTAAACACAGGGGATTATAAACCGCGTAAATCTATTCAGACGATCGCCAATGCGATGGATGTAGGAGCACCAAGTAATTTTGCACGTATTCTTGATATCTATCATCATGATCACTCTACTGTATGTAAAAACCTAAGTGGAGCTAGATACAGTGATGAAGAGATTCGTGAAACAATCCGAGAGGTTGCAACGGAGCACAATTATATTTGTGATCCTCATGGTGCTACAGGTTATGCTGCACTAAAAGACGGTTTATCTAATAATGAACTTGGTATCTTTCTTGAGACTGCACATCCAGCAAAATTCCATGAGTCAATGGAAGATATTCTAGGAGAGATTGAGATTCCTGAAAAGCTTAAGGCATTTCTAGACAAAGAGAAAGTATCCATATCTCTTTCGAATAGTTATGACGACTTCAAAACTTATATTGAAGAGAGTGCCTATTAA
- a CDS encoding cofactor-independent phosphoglycerate mutase produces MKHIVILGDGMADLPSLELNTLTPLQKASTPNMDRLATMGKSGLFHTVPESLHPGSEVANMAVMGYDVEALYEGRGVLEAASIGVTLSPEDLAFRCNLITIENGVIKNHSAGHIATEESSILIDYLNEHLGNDRITFHKGVSYRHLLVIKGGDKRVSCTPPHDVPDSKEDDHLPQAKDSSASATTKEIIDLIKRSQELLSQHPINKDREKKGKAIASSIWPWSPGNKPEMPTLKEAYKIENSAVISAVDLIHGIGIYAGMKVIKVPGATGLWDTNYIGKRDAAIKALETCEYVYLHIEAPDEAGHEGDPYIKIKAIEDIDHHVVGPIVEYALGQKDVAVALLPDHPTPWELKTHTRDAVPFTIYHPKNNADSVTEYTESDAAKGAYGEIYKEEFMNLLLNR; encoded by the coding sequence ATGAAACATATTGTAATATTAGGAGATGGAATGGCAGACCTTCCATCTCTAGAATTGAACACCCTTACGCCACTACAAAAAGCAAGTACTCCAAACATGGATAGACTTGCAACAATGGGGAAATCTGGACTTTTCCATACGGTACCAGAATCACTACATCCAGGAAGTGAAGTCGCAAATATGGCTGTAATGGGATACGATGTAGAAGCTCTTTATGAAGGTCGTGGTGTATTGGAAGCTGCAAGTATTGGGGTGACACTATCTCCTGAAGATTTGGCTTTCCGTTGTAATCTTATCACCATTGAAAATGGGGTTATAAAGAATCATTCTGCAGGGCATATCGCAACAGAAGAGTCTAGTATCTTGATTGATTATTTGAACGAACATCTAGGAAATGATCGTATCACTTTTCATAAAGGCGTATCCTATAGACATTTGTTGGTAATTAAAGGTGGTGATAAAAGGGTCTCATGTACTCCACCTCATGACGTTCCTGACTCTAAAGAGGACGATCATCTACCTCAGGCAAAAGATAGTTCTGCTTCTGCTACTACAAAGGAGATTATTGATCTAATAAAGAGATCTCAAGAGTTACTCTCTCAACATCCTATCAATAAGGATAGAGAGAAAAAAGGGAAAGCTATAGCCTCTTCTATATGGCCTTGGTCTCCTGGAAATAAACCAGAGATGCCAACCTTAAAAGAAGCTTATAAAATAGAGAATAGTGCAGTCATATCAGCGGTGGACTTAATCCATGGTATTGGAATCTATGCAGGGATGAAAGTTATTAAAGTTCCTGGTGCTACAGGCTTGTGGGACACCAATTATATAGGAAAAAGAGACGCTGCTATAAAAGCGCTTGAAACTTGTGAATATGTATATCTACATATCGAAGCTCCAGATGAAGCTGGACACGAAGGAGATCCATATATTAAAATAAAAGCTATTGAAGACATAGACCATCATGTTGTTGGACCAATTGTAGAGTATGCCTTAGGTCAGAAGGATGTTGCAGTTGCACTTCTACCTGACCACCCAACTCCTTGGGAGTTGAAAACACACACGAGAGATGCTGTTCCATTTACGATCTATCATCCTAAAAACAATGCAGACAGTGTTACAGAGTATACAGAAAGTGATGCAGCCAAAGGAGCATATGGAGAGATATATAAGGAGGAGTTTATGAACTTGTTGCTAAATAGATAA